ATTTATTGCCATTGGGACCGGGCACCAGTAACACTGCAGAAGCTAGTGCATTGCTCTATGGCCTTAAATGGTGCATCAACTATGGCTTTAACTCAATTATACGAGAAACTGACTCACTCATCCTTCAAAACTCAGTGACTGGACAATGGGATATACCTTGGAGAATCAGTGATATAGTAGAAGAGATAAAGTTGTTGGTAAATACTCATGATATTAAAACTCGACACTGTTATAGAGAAGCAAATCGTGTTGCGAACAAATTGGCATCCCTTAGCCACAATCTGATGGATCTTTGGATATATAACACTTTTGATAGCCTACATGGGTAGGTTAGAGGCTTGATAAATACCGATAGACTGCAACTTCCTTCATTTTGAGTCAAGAAGAAAAAAGCAAGCACCCTCACATATGAATCACCTTGAATTTACAGCTTTATAGCCACTATGTAACGATTTTTTGGTGTTAACTTTTTAGCTTTCTAAATTTGGTTTCCAAGTTCAACTCTTGTAGTAAAAGGCCAGGCAAAGCCCCCCTTTTACAAAGATTATTCTCAAGTGATTATAAAATCATGACtcagtttgaagaaaaaaaaaactacgTTCGATTTTGATTTAATCTGATGGATTTTATATTCAGGGGAAGTAGCCAGTAAAGCTGTTATTTAGGGATTAGCAAGTACTTATTTTTtcctaaaaatttaaattaaaaatcttaatttcaggACAATTCAGGACATTTATGTCTCAAGAAATTGAACTTAAAAATTTAGAACATATTGACCAATTCCTAAATAACAATCCTTTAAAGTGGCTACAGGGTGTCATTTCTACTTTATATTCGGCATTAACTAGTACTGTCAAACCTCTTTATAACAGTTGCGTTTATTCTGATATTTTTTGGATGCTATAATGAAGTGCTGTTACAGATgaaatatattataacataatataaaagaCCGATTCcaaaaaaatttgacttttatagtgaatgattgtTATATAAGGATGCTATTATAGAGAGATCTGAGTATATTACTAGCTAATAAATACAATGCCTGCGAGTAGCTAGTGCTATCTAGTAAATTTTGTTCCTTTTCCTATACTGCATATATAATTATCAGCAAATAGATTTTTGACTATTTCCCATTATAGTTCAGGTAAATGAAAGAAAACCTCCAAGTTTGAATTCACATCATTAATTCGgcaagggccaaatatacccctctactttcgaaaatggtctaagaatacccctcgttaaactattgggttatctatacccctgcagtcatactttgggttcaaatatacccctcatttaaacggagggacacgtgtcatcgtcctgttggtcaattctaaatatctcctaattaattaaaaagacccattacCCTTACccgaaaaatatattttctttttgtaaaaattggaaaaaactgaaattatttttactaaaaactgaaaaaaacaaaaatatttttttttccagtttttacaaaaaagaatgctttagaaaaaactgaaaaatatttttgtaaaaactgaaaaaaaagaagttgaaaattaattttctaaagcaatattttttgtaaaaactggaaaaactaaatttattttttactaaaaactgaaaaaataaaaatatattttttttcagtttttacaaaataactgctttaaaaaaagctgaaaaatattttctaaaataatatttttgtaaaaactaaaaaaaaactaataagtAATTTTCTAAACCAATGTTTTTGTAAAAtctgaaaaaacaaatattttttttttttcagtttttagttaaaaatatttcagtttttagttgctttagaaaattacttttaatttttattttttcagtttttacaaaaatattattttagaaaatatttttcagtttttttaaagcagtgttttggtaaaaactgaaaaaaaaaatattttcgtttttatcagtttttagtaaaaataatttcaattttttctagtttttacaaaaaaaaaataaaaaaatttcgggtatgggtaatgggtttttttttaattaattaacagatatttagaattgaccaacataACGATGACCCGTGTCTTTCCATTTATAGGGCGCATATATAATTATCAGCATATAGATTTTAGACTATTTCCCACTACAGTTCTGGTAAATGAAAGAAAACCTCAAATTGTGAATTCACATCATTAATTCATTATACATAATACAATATATCGAGAAATGAAATCACTAtagttgaaacttgaaagcttCGGCAATTGTAGATTCCTTTTCCCAAATAGA
The sequence above is drawn from the Nicotiana tabacum cultivar K326 chromosome 13, ASM71507v2, whole genome shotgun sequence genome and encodes:
- the LOC142168347 gene encoding uncharacterized protein LOC142168347, whose amino-acid sequence is MYEVHVVMNCFIMVKWLKPPPLIMKLNSDGSCLDGNCRGGGIVRGSDRCIIMAYLLPLGPGTSNTAEASALLYGLKWCINYGFNSIIRETDSLILQNSVTGQWDIPWRISDIVEEIKLLVNTHDIKTRHCYREANRVANKLASLSHNLMDLWIYNTFDSLHG